In Thalassotalea fonticola, a single genomic region encodes these proteins:
- a CDS encoding sulfatase-like hydrolase/transferase: MNFIGTRKNNKHSDTIFSVLLSVLILALIGGCSEQNPAQEKPLNILFILTDDQAPDTVAAFGNNNINTPNLDSLANQGMRFSHVFNQGAWSGAVCLPSRQMINTGRHLYRTGLDARGMNDPKFVAKHTTFGETFKQSGYDTFQTGKWHLSMDVWRRSFTHGKAIHKNGMSRHEKGGHWDGNFTDYDGTKSGDAAFTDYKGGKHTSEVVADAAVDFLANRNDVSKPFMMYVGFLAPHDPLHAPDEYLAKYPRDKMQLPENFLKYHPFDQGDYYLRDEVLSGFPRSEKNIKAMLSKYYAMIEHTDAQIGRILAELEASGQADNTLIIYTSDHGLAMGQHGLLGKQNQYDHSVRAPFVVKGPNIPVGKTATGMFYLNSVFPTAAELAGLEIPESVDAPSIVPLINGEKDVAFDTVYGAYRHFQRMVRSQDYKLIYYPMIKRTQLFDMKADPLEIHDLSTKPEHADRIVSMMAQLEEWKVIVEDPLDLNAPQASYDAFLKLTWD, from the coding sequence ATGAATTTTATTGGCACACGTAAAAATAACAAACATAGTGATACGATATTTAGCGTATTGCTTTCAGTATTAATATTGGCACTTATTGGTGGCTGCAGTGAGCAAAATCCTGCACAAGAAAAGCCTTTAAATATATTGTTTATATTAACTGATGATCAAGCCCCTGATACTGTTGCTGCTTTTGGCAATAACAATATCAATACACCTAACCTTGATAGTTTAGCTAACCAAGGTATGCGTTTTAGCCATGTATTCAATCAAGGTGCATGGTCTGGCGCGGTATGTTTGCCAAGTCGTCAAATGATCAATACTGGTCGTCATTTATATCGCACAGGTCTTGATGCCCGAGGGATGAACGATCCTAAATTTGTTGCTAAACATACAACCTTTGGCGAAACGTTTAAACAGTCAGGTTACGATACATTTCAAACCGGTAAATGGCATTTATCTATGGATGTTTGGCGTCGTAGTTTTACCCATGGCAAGGCAATCCATAAAAATGGCATGTCGCGTCATGAAAAGGGCGGCCACTGGGATGGAAATTTCACCGATTATGATGGTACAAAATCTGGCGATGCAGCCTTTACTGACTACAAAGGTGGTAAACACACTAGTGAGGTTGTAGCAGATGCCGCGGTAGATTTTTTGGCAAACCGTAATGACGTTAGCAAGCCATTTATGATGTATGTGGGTTTCTTAGCGCCGCATGATCCACTGCACGCACCGGATGAATATTTAGCAAAATATCCTAGGGATAAAATGCAGTTGCCTGAAAACTTTCTAAAGTATCATCCTTTTGATCAAGGTGATTACTACCTTCGAGATGAAGTGTTATCTGGCTTTCCAAGGTCTGAAAAAAACATAAAAGCCATGCTCAGTAAATACTACGCAATGATCGAGCATACCGACGCGCAAATAGGTCGAATTTTGGCCGAGCTAGAAGCGAGTGGACAAGCGGACAATACCTTAATTATTTATACGTCTGATCATGGCTTGGCTATGGGGCAGCATGGTTTATTAGGTAAGCAAAATCAGTATGACCATAGCGTTCGTGCACCTTTTGTTGTAAAAGGTCCAAATATTCCTGTTGGAAAAACGGCAACAGGCATGTTTTATTTGAACAGTGTGTTTCCAACAGCAGCAGAACTTGCCGGCTTAGAAATTCCAGAAAGTGTTGATGCACCTAGTATTGTGCCGTTAATTAACGGTGAAAAAGATGTCGCCTTTGATACCGTTTATGGCGCGTATCGTCATTTTCAGCGCATGGTTCGTTCACAAGATTACAAGCTTATTTATTACCCAATGATCAAGCGCACGCAATTATTTGATATGAAAGCTGATCCGTTAGAAATTCATGACTTAAGCACAAAACCTGAACATGCTGATCGGATTGTTTCTATGATGGCACAGCTGGAAGAATGGAAAGTCATTGTCGAAGATCCGCTTGATTTAAATGCACCACAAGCCAGTTACGATGCGTTCTTGAAATTAACTTGGGACTAA
- a CDS encoding TonB-dependent receptor — protein MSQQFKKSQIATLVGMALSASISANALAYEEASVAEDVEVIEVTGVRSSLTSALNAKKAADTISDSIIAEEIGKSSDENIAQALSRISGVSLDRDGGDNQTVTVRGIQAALNDVKLNGVSMTSNTDDQAVDLSLFSADVLSRIDVVKSPSANQEEGSLGAAINLQTRAPLSSKKNVNVFTVEARHNDLREDTTPRFAYTGIYNLNESMGFAGSLFYDEKNVRKEEFNIFNSNIRKFSTAGTAGTNGSKTVINADTLEVIPGDTWAVSPNFHLNRLNLDDKVKKGGTLTFQYRPNEDTDFRFDTSYSRQEIDHEQTHTRMHNMHRNPYEVMVELGDEDSSNRVVGIRSGHVGGLNQSGRWLNTTDTLVVGAQIEHAINDDWMVSGRVGYSASDQEFTDGFRMNWVPDIGGKQSDPDTWCGVDWENGPEGDSIPEFSFCNVYDGNDPTTMKLGQIRSDRRDVDDSKSSIYLDASRAFDNDYITSVEFGVKYTDRTKEVRNEEVFFGTSAFENENKIMASDIPGAADSSITGGEFLDGIAPAGTPTDWIFPDIDATVALAFPNGLSDDLFVPNPLKAWEVDEKTYGAYVQANFELLGGDITGNFGVRYANTEVEANGHSGIRFPQGVYFYDDIPDGTDTYKYPVHDEHDYDNWLPSVTVNWVIEDDLILRASAAKVMARPNINSVRSGFDIKANNTEEVPQGNEFNTALEPFEANQFDVSIEWYFQEGALLSAAAFYKDFTSFTYKTSTAQQVQNPLTNTCLVDRSVHETEAEKLAATTPCADVDIKQTVNGGSADIQGLELAYQQNYTFLPGLFSHLGSSINYTYADSEAIVNPDDASDPFNGLPFKNTSEHSSNVTVFWEDEKLSLRLAYAYRSEALSSTTNKDSSVIRDARGTLDFTANYAITKQLKVSFSALNLTNSYDKFYEVLTNPQGHEADGIVAEVGNDLSDTSDKRTHSVFDYGSDFRLSLRYSF, from the coding sequence ATGTCACAACAATTTAAAAAATCACAGATAGCTACCTTGGTTGGTATGGCGTTATCTGCTTCAATCAGTGCCAATGCTCTTGCTTATGAAGAAGCAAGTGTAGCTGAAGACGTCGAGGTTATTGAAGTAACTGGTGTACGTTCGAGTTTAACTTCGGCGCTTAATGCGAAAAAGGCCGCTGATACTATTTCTGATTCCATTATTGCCGAAGAAATCGGTAAATCTTCTGATGAAAACATTGCTCAGGCATTATCGCGTATCTCAGGGGTATCTTTAGATAGAGACGGTGGTGACAATCAAACAGTAACAGTTCGTGGTATTCAAGCGGCCTTAAATGACGTGAAATTAAACGGCGTGTCAATGACCAGTAATACCGACGACCAAGCGGTTGATTTAAGCCTGTTTTCTGCCGATGTGTTAAGCCGTATTGATGTGGTTAAATCGCCAAGTGCCAATCAAGAAGAAGGCTCATTAGGCGCGGCGATAAATTTACAAACGCGTGCGCCATTATCATCAAAGAAAAATGTGAATGTGTTCACTGTAGAAGCTCGCCACAATGATTTACGCGAAGATACTACCCCACGCTTTGCTTATACTGGTATTTATAATCTTAACGAATCAATGGGCTTTGCCGGTTCGTTATTCTACGATGAGAAAAATGTTCGTAAAGAAGAGTTTAATATTTTCAATTCAAATATCAGAAAATTTAGTACTGCTGGTACGGCTGGTACCAATGGCTCTAAAACAGTAATAAATGCCGACACCCTTGAGGTAATTCCAGGAGATACATGGGCAGTTTCGCCTAATTTTCACTTGAACCGTCTTAATCTGGATGACAAAGTTAAAAAAGGCGGCACTCTAACCTTCCAATACCGTCCTAATGAAGATACTGATTTCCGTTTTGACACCTCCTATTCTCGTCAAGAAATTGATCATGAACAAACTCATACTCGTATGCATAACATGCACCGTAACCCGTACGAGGTCATGGTTGAATTAGGCGATGAAGATAGTTCTAACCGCGTGGTTGGTATTCGTAGCGGACATGTTGGTGGCTTGAACCAATCCGGTCGCTGGTTAAATACCACAGACACCTTAGTCGTGGGGGCACAAATTGAACATGCGATTAATGATGACTGGATGGTTTCTGGCCGAGTAGGGTATTCTGCTTCGGATCAGGAATTCACTGATGGTTTTAGAATGAATTGGGTACCAGATATTGGTGGCAAGCAATCCGATCCAGACACTTGGTGTGGAGTCGATTGGGAAAATGGTCCAGAGGGCGATTCAATACCTGAATTTAGCTTTTGTAATGTATACGACGGTAATGACCCAACAACGATGAAGTTAGGCCAGATTCGTTCGGATCGCCGTGATGTTGACGATAGCAAATCAAGTATTTATTTAGACGCCAGCCGCGCTTTTGATAACGATTATATTACTTCTGTTGAATTTGGTGTTAAATATACTGACCGTACTAAAGAAGTACGAAATGAAGAAGTGTTTTTTGGCACAAGTGCCTTCGAAAATGAAAACAAAATTATGGCCAGCGACATCCCTGGAGCTGCTGATAGCAGTATTACCGGAGGAGAATTTCTTGATGGAATCGCTCCCGCAGGTACCCCGACAGACTGGATTTTTCCAGATATCGACGCCACTGTTGCTTTGGCATTTCCAAATGGCTTAAGTGATGATTTATTTGTTCCTAACCCATTAAAGGCTTGGGAAGTAGATGAAAAAACTTACGGCGCTTATGTACAGGCCAATTTCGAATTACTGGGGGGTGACATAACCGGTAACTTTGGTGTTCGTTATGCGAACACTGAAGTAGAAGCAAATGGTCATTCGGGTATTAGATTTCCACAAGGTGTCTATTTTTACGATGACATACCTGATGGAACCGACACCTATAAATACCCTGTACACGATGAGCATGATTACGATAACTGGTTACCATCGGTTACGGTAAACTGGGTAATTGAAGATGATTTAATCTTAAGAGCTTCTGCCGCGAAAGTTATGGCACGACCAAATATTAATAGCGTGCGTTCTGGCTTTGATATTAAAGCGAACAATACAGAAGAAGTACCGCAGGGTAATGAATTTAATACCGCACTGGAACCATTTGAGGCCAACCAGTTTGACGTTTCAATTGAATGGTACTTTCAAGAGGGTGCGTTGTTATCTGCAGCTGCGTTCTATAAAGATTTTACCAGCTTTACTTATAAAACAAGTACGGCACAACAAGTTCAAAACCCGTTAACAAATACCTGTCTTGTTGATCGCAGTGTTCATGAAACAGAAGCTGAGAAACTAGCGGCAACCACGCCGTGTGCCGATGTTGATATTAAACAAACTGTTAATGGTGGTAGTGCCGACATTCAAGGTTTAGAACTTGCTTACCAGCAAAACTATACGTTCTTACCTGGCTTGTTTTCGCATTTAGGTTCATCAATTAACTATACCTATGCTGATAGTGAAGCGATTGTTAACCCTGATGATGCCAGTGACCCGTTTAATGGCTTGCCATTTAAAAATACTTCAGAACACTCAAGTAATGTCACCGTATTTTGGGAAGATGAGAAGCTGAGTTTACGTTTAGCCTATGCTTATCGTTCAGAAGCATTAAGTTCAACAACTAACAAGGACAGCAGTGTTATTCGTGATGCCCGTGGTACTCTAGATTTTACCGCCAATTATGCGATTACTAAACAGTTGAAAGTGAGCTTCTCGGCTTTAAATCTAACGAACAGTTATGACAAGTTTTATGAAGTGCTAACTAACCCGCAAGGTCATGAAGCTGACGGTATTGTTGCCGAAGTGGGCAATGATCTAAGCGATACTTCAGATAAACGTACTCACTCAGTTTTTGATTATGGTAGCGATTTCCGCTTATCACTACGTTACAGCTTCTAG
- a CDS encoding PGPGW domain-containing protein, protein MEQLKTKIISIFGGIILFIGVIFLVLPGPAILFIPLGLAMLSFEYPIAKVWLKKYQRFSSKAARKTDSFIRNMKHRFAEYRSKKKFANAK, encoded by the coding sequence ATGGAACAGTTAAAAACAAAAATCATTAGCATTTTCGGCGGGATAATTTTATTTATCGGGGTTATTTTTTTGGTATTACCGGGGCCAGCAATCTTGTTTATTCCACTAGGGTTAGCAATGCTTAGCTTTGAATACCCTATTGCTAAAGTGTGGCTGAAAAAGTACCAACGTTTTAGTAGTAAGGCAGCACGTAAAACAGACTCATTTATACGAAACATGAAACATCGTTTTGCGGAATATCGTAGTAAAAAGAAATTTGCTAATGCGAAGTAA
- a CDS encoding DUF3581 family protein — MFIEEYYSEENQKVNFTRQQASDFAKEIADDFNPIHNVDAKRFCVPGDLLFAVALSKTGLCQKMTFNFSGMVTDSVSLNIPEKVGLETRIVGDNDKEYLNFNVSGDHTRCETLIESLIRSYVEFSGHTYPTILCDLMKKNNVMINPARPMIMYESMNIDLNTVDLQSVSLKLNEEETVLTHEGKRGQVKLKFDLLSDNKVVGHGIKYMVLSGLREYDQAAMDDVNKRFYAMKDAYKAAE; from the coding sequence ATGTTTATTGAAGAATATTATAGTGAAGAAAATCAAAAGGTTAACTTTACTCGCCAGCAAGCGAGTGACTTTGCCAAGGAAATAGCGGACGATTTTAATCCTATCCATAACGTTGATGCCAAGCGCTTCTGTGTACCAGGAGACTTATTATTTGCAGTTGCTTTGTCTAAAACAGGCTTATGCCAAAAGATGACATTTAACTTTTCAGGCATGGTAACAGATAGCGTATCACTAAACATTCCTGAAAAAGTTGGTTTAGAAACAAGAATTGTTGGCGATAACGATAAAGAATACTTGAACTTTAATGTATCTGGCGATCATACTCGCTGTGAGACGTTAATCGAATCTCTAATTCGTTCTTACGTTGAGTTTTCGGGCCACACTTATCCAACAATTCTTTGTGATTTAATGAAGAAAAATAACGTTATGATTAACCCTGCACGACCAATGATCATGTACGAGAGCATGAATATCGATTTAAACACCGTTGACTTACAAAGCGTATCGTTAAAGCTGAACGAAGAAGAAACAGTGCTCACCCATGAAGGCAAGCGCGGGCAAGTTAAGCTTAAATTTGATTTGCTTAGCGACAACAAGGTTGTTGGTCATGGTATAAAATATATGGTGTTAAGTGGTTTACGAGAGTACGATCAAGCAGCAATGGATGATGTAAATAAACGTTTTTACGCAATGAAAGATGCCTATAAAGCGGCTGAATAA
- a CDS encoding GIY-YIG nuclease family protein yields MTNAWFVYLVRCADDSLYCGISTDVERRVGEHNSASIKSAKYTRNRLPVTLVYFEECDDRSHASKREWAIKQLTRKKKLELITAG; encoded by the coding sequence ATGACTAATGCTTGGTTTGTTTATCTGGTACGTTGCGCAGATGACTCACTTTACTGTGGTATCAGTACAGATGTTGAACGTCGAGTAGGCGAACATAACTCTGCCAGTATAAAATCGGCTAAATACACCCGTAATCGCTTACCGGTAACTTTAGTGTATTTTGAAGAATGCGATGATCGCTCTCATGCAAGTAAGCGTGAGTGGGCGATTAAACAGTTAACAAGAAAGAAAAAATTAGAGCTTATTACTGCAGGTTAA
- the arfB gene encoding alternative ribosome rescue aminoacyl-tRNA hydrolase ArfB has translation MLEISNAVSLADWEIELTGIRATGKGGQRVNKVETAIHLRFDIKSSTLPSIYKERLLGFKDHHITAEGIIIIKSNSFRTQSLNKDDALKRLKDLILAAMVVQKTRRATKPSRNAKKKRVDEKKKRGNNKALRGKVSF, from the coding sequence ATGCTTGAGATATCTAACGCAGTTAGTTTAGCTGATTGGGAAATTGAACTTACGGGTATTCGAGCCACAGGTAAGGGTGGGCAACGAGTAAACAAAGTTGAAACGGCGATACATTTACGTTTTGATATTAAATCTTCCACCTTACCATCTATTTACAAAGAGAGATTACTTGGGTTTAAAGACCACCATATAACAGCTGAAGGTATAATAATAATAAAATCAAATTCATTTCGTACACAGTCATTGAATAAAGACGATGCCTTAAAACGTTTGAAAGATTTGATCCTAGCAGCTATGGTGGTGCAAAAAACCCGACGGGCGACAAAACCGAGCCGAAACGCTAAAAAGAAACGTGTCGACGAAAAGAAAAAACGGGGCAACAACAAAGCTCTGCGCGGTAAAGTATCATTCTAA
- a CDS encoding DUF2797 domain-containing protein: protein MSNNTLTGHIRKMTAQLIDGQVEYQLPLGEHSLPLNELIGKHLSLTHTGKINCQECGKKTKKSYSQGFCYPCMTKLAKCDMCIMKPETCHFAEGTCREPEWGEANCFVPHYVYLANTTAIKVGITRHTQIPTRWIDQGANQALPIFKVSTRLQSGLVETALAEFISDKTNWRNMLKGKADNIDLKAKAEELIPQIEARLADIKLKYGEDAVERLDEDVVEIDFPVEQYPSKISSLSFDKKKGEEDLEFKGVSGTLMGIKGQYLYFDTGVINMRKFTSYEITASY, encoded by the coding sequence ATGAGTAACAACACCTTAACCGGTCACATTCGCAAAATGACCGCACAACTTATTGATGGTCAGGTTGAATACCAACTGCCTTTAGGTGAGCATTCATTACCTCTTAATGAGCTAATCGGCAAACATTTATCACTAACCCACACAGGCAAAATAAATTGTCAGGAATGTGGCAAGAAAACGAAAAAGAGTTACTCACAAGGCTTTTGCTACCCTTGCATGACTAAACTAGCTAAGTGTGACATGTGCATCATGAAACCTGAAACCTGCCACTTTGCCGAGGGTACTTGTCGTGAACCCGAATGGGGAGAAGCCAATTGTTTCGTACCTCATTACGTTTACCTGGCAAATACTACCGCAATAAAAGTTGGTATAACTCGCCATACGCAAATACCTACTCGTTGGATAGACCAGGGCGCTAATCAGGCCTTACCAATTTTCAAAGTAAGTACTCGCCTACAATCTGGCTTAGTAGAAACAGCTCTTGCAGAATTTATATCCGATAAAACCAATTGGCGAAATATGCTCAAAGGCAAAGCTGACAATATTGACTTAAAAGCAAAGGCAGAAGAGTTAATCCCGCAAATTGAAGCTCGCTTAGCCGATATAAAATTAAAGTATGGTGAAGATGCGGTTGAGCGTTTAGATGAAGATGTAGTTGAAATTGATTTTCCTGTAGAGCAATATCCAAGTAAAATTTCATCATTATCATTTGACAAAAAGAAAGGTGAAGAAGACCTTGAATTTAAAGGTGTGTCTGGCACATTAATGGGCATTAAAGGTCAGTATTTATACTTTGATACCGGTGTTATTAATATGCGTAAGTTTACCTCTTATGAAATTACGGCTAGTTATTAA
- a CDS encoding NAD(P)(+) transhydrogenase (Re/Si-specific) subunit beta, protein MLDSTLLINATYVVSAMLFILGLKLLGHPASARKGNLLSSLAMLLAIVVTLLDNSIISFEWILMAVGAGSVVGLLLARLVVMTKMPELVSLLNGVGGLASLLLAWSTIVASSDFGVFERAVIFFALLIGGITFSGSVVAWAKLSERIVGRPIVFSGQAYANISLLIGVAVAGYLFSTQVEPDLIWLVITLALVMGVMVVLPIGGADMPVVISLLNSYSGLAACAAGIAIGNNLLIVAGALVGASGIILTSIMCKAMNRSLSNVLFSGFQSVTKSEISIEGEVSPLSAEDAFYVLEAAQSVMVVPGYGMAVAQAQHAMKELQDLLESNGAEVVYAIHPVAGRMPGHMNVLLAEADVSYDVLLEMDEVNPRVEGFDVAIVIGANDVVNPAARDMKGSPIYGMPVINADLAKNVFVLKRGMSSGFAGVDNPLFFKDNCRMIFGDAKESINTMIRQFAD, encoded by the coding sequence ATGTTGGATAGTACACTGTTGATTAATGCCACTTACGTGGTTTCGGCCATGTTGTTTATATTAGGGCTTAAGTTGTTAGGTCATCCTGCTTCTGCGCGCAAGGGCAATTTGTTGTCTTCGTTAGCTATGTTACTAGCGATTGTCGTGACATTATTAGATAACAGCATTATCAGTTTTGAATGGATATTAATGGCTGTTGGTGCCGGTAGTGTTGTTGGTTTACTGTTAGCCAGGCTAGTGGTGATGACCAAGATGCCAGAGCTGGTGTCATTACTTAATGGTGTAGGCGGATTGGCGAGTTTGTTACTCGCTTGGTCAACCATAGTAGCAAGTAGTGATTTTGGCGTGTTCGAACGCGCGGTAATTTTCTTTGCCTTGCTCATCGGTGGTATTACCTTCTCTGGCAGTGTAGTTGCCTGGGCTAAATTAAGCGAACGTATCGTTGGCAGGCCGATCGTTTTTTCTGGTCAAGCATACGCCAATATCAGCTTATTGATTGGTGTTGCAGTTGCTGGGTACCTGTTTTCAACACAAGTTGAGCCTGATTTAATTTGGTTGGTTATAACTTTAGCTTTGGTGATGGGCGTGATGGTGGTTTTGCCTATTGGCGGCGCCGATATGCCAGTGGTTATATCCTTGCTCAATAGTTACTCCGGCCTGGCCGCTTGCGCTGCTGGTATAGCTATTGGCAATAATTTACTTATTGTTGCTGGCGCGCTGGTAGGAGCCAGCGGCATTATCTTAACCAGTATAATGTGTAAGGCAATGAATCGCTCTTTATCTAATGTGCTGTTTTCAGGTTTTCAATCAGTCACTAAATCAGAGATCTCTATTGAAGGTGAAGTGAGCCCGTTGTCAGCAGAAGATGCATTTTATGTACTGGAAGCTGCGCAAAGTGTCATGGTTGTGCCTGGATACGGAATGGCTGTTGCGCAAGCGCAACATGCGATGAAAGAGTTACAAGACCTACTGGAAAGCAATGGTGCAGAAGTGGTTTATGCTATTCATCCTGTTGCAGGGCGTATGCCGGGGCATATGAATGTACTTTTGGCTGAAGCCGATGTTTCTTATGATGTTTTACTCGAAATGGATGAAGTCAATCCTAGGGTTGAAGGTTTTGATGTTGCTATTGTGATAGGCGCTAATGATGTGGTTAACCCGGCCGCTCGTGATATGAAAGGCAGCCCTATTTATGGTATGCCGGTGATTAATGCAGATTTAGCTAAAAATGTTTTTGTGTTAAAGCGTGGTATGTCGTCGGGTTTTGCTGGTGTTGATAATCCGTTATTTTTCAAAGACAACTGCCGAATGATATTTGGTGATGCGAAAGAGTCGATTAATACCATGATCCGACAATTTGCCGATTAG
- a CDS encoding NAD(P) transhydrogenase subunit alpha, with product MDTISLLFILMLSIFVGFELIRKIPATLHTPLMSGANAISGITVIGALALAGGKGGDYVTTLGVLSVFLATINVVGGYVVTDRMLAMFKKR from the coding sequence ATGGATACTATTTCTTTGTTGTTTATTTTGATGTTATCAATTTTTGTTGGTTTTGAATTGATTCGAAAAATTCCCGCGACTCTACATACACCGTTAATGTCGGGGGCAAATGCTATCTCAGGTATCACGGTTATTGGCGCCTTAGCACTTGCTGGTGGTAAAGGCGGTGATTACGTTACTACATTGGGCGTGCTATCGGTGTTTTTGGCCACCATTAATGTGGTTGGTGGTTATGTGGTTACTGACCGCATGTTAGCGATGTTTAAGAAAAGATAA
- a CDS encoding NAD(P) transhydrogenase subunit alpha: MQIFAFPKEIITGEKRCALLPANVKAYKLSGARVLVESGLGESIHVSDEEYSAAGAEVITNRAELLTSAEVIISVHKLPLNELTLLKDSAKTLISFLDPFNDASYLQELQKNNITSISMEMLPRISRCQKMDALSSQASLAGYVMTMKAASKLPSILPMMMTPSGTLKPAKVFVIGAGVAGLQAIATAKRLGASVTAFDTRSVVAEQVQSLGGKFLEIDLGETGETSQGYAKALTTVQMEIQRQAQAKCIADSDIVITTAQLFGRKPPVLISEGTIALMKPGSVIVDMAAESGGNVQGSVAGEETVCHGVTVIGQGNWSNYVAKDASQMYANNIQHFISDIWCKENKALNIDLSGEVLSACVITHQGKIVSEMLLSLQKQAVA; encoded by the coding sequence ATGCAAATTTTTGCATTTCCAAAAGAGATAATAACAGGCGAAAAAAGATGTGCGCTTTTGCCCGCGAATGTTAAAGCATATAAATTAAGTGGTGCTCGAGTGCTGGTTGAGTCTGGTCTAGGTGAATCCATACATGTTTCAGACGAAGAGTACAGTGCAGCAGGTGCTGAAGTTATTACAAACCGTGCAGAGTTATTAACCTCAGCTGAGGTGATAATTTCAGTACACAAGCTGCCTCTAAATGAATTAACTCTTCTCAAAGATAGTGCTAAAACGCTGATTAGCTTTCTTGACCCTTTTAATGATGCCAGTTATTTGCAAGAGCTGCAAAAGAACAACATTACTAGCATTAGTATGGAAATGCTCCCACGCATTAGTCGTTGTCAAAAAATGGATGCGTTAAGTTCACAAGCTAGCCTGGCTGGATATGTAATGACGATGAAAGCGGCGAGTAAATTGCCATCCATATTACCAATGATGATGACGCCATCTGGAACATTAAAACCGGCGAAAGTATTTGTTATCGGCGCAGGTGTCGCCGGCTTACAAGCCATTGCTACTGCCAAACGGTTAGGTGCGAGTGTTACCGCATTTGATACCCGCTCGGTAGTCGCTGAACAAGTGCAATCGTTAGGCGGTAAATTTCTCGAAATCGATTTAGGTGAAACGGGAGAAACGAGTCAAGGCTATGCGAAAGCATTAACGACGGTGCAAATGGAAATTCAACGTCAAGCGCAAGCAAAGTGTATTGCCGACTCCGATATCGTTATAACAACTGCACAACTGTTCGGCCGTAAACCTCCTGTATTAATTTCCGAGGGCACCATTGCGTTAATGAAACCAGGCAGCGTTATTGTTGATATGGCAGCAGAAAGTGGCGGAAATGTGCAGGGCAGTGTTGCCGGAGAAGAAACTGTTTGCCATGGTGTTACCGTTATTGGCCAAGGTAATTGGTCAAATTATGTCGCTAAAGATGCCAGTCAAATGTATGCCAATAACATCCAGCATTTTATCAGTGATATTTGGTGTAAAGAAAACAAAGCACTCAATATCGATCTATCAGGTGAAGTACTAAGTGCCTGTGTCATTACTCACCAAGGGAAAATAGTCAGTGAAATGCTGTTGTCTCTGCAAAAACAGGCGGTTGCATAA